A stretch of Eleutherodactylus coqui strain aEleCoq1 chromosome 2, aEleCoq1.hap1, whole genome shotgun sequence DNA encodes these proteins:
- the CAPRIN2 gene encoding caprin-2: protein MVQLSPSSPGSPDSAGQLSNHMGDPKHSSDRGLSSLQSSLSTATPLQVYETYIENGFISLKHKIRNIEKKKVKLEDYKERIKNGEELNPDQLEAVDKYDEVLHNLDFAKELQKVFTALSQDLIKAQKKAFRREQIQRVEEEKKRLCMVLEIQYLLQSFSENHVRQDFKNGANGAMYITSKELDSLSKFSKLVCHKRFKHMSLEDEMDQLSIYLWNLLEGNEKTVAGTNYKYLKDLVARMLDCGYFENVPDPPLPEKPEVLLKEPPKNETIKLADTESFVEHVKLETPPPSREVMLPIRPRVPNIEQQIPKATEVPSLVQVKYLKPEVIKPWPVAANMKLQEPPKRWQSPPSLTPLTKPWEATSVPQPATPLPTKCDLASPKERRERTPKLQEVKAVTPLKDPKMSPAPSVQVTLKKREVPAPICISPPSPAVSSPQPQRVAPQSADEFSFTPVLPKDPELRKQKLEDLIDQIKGTYNFMQDSMLDFEFPSPKAVSPRLLIAPAVPPEDMKSPKETTVPAEKVPVSPAHKVEAKTPEQVYSPNTQLPEALPERSPTPVPLQTEQLQSPKTPTKVPLLPLKREGTPLSSRSPSVSSHTSPFQGMQVVFKVNSPLPTHKEIEVKAPPYTSEYQQTYSTASTQTLPHSLLALNGAEPHALIQELPVGSSFPSGMPPVSSGNIPCYTSTPNLMPRIPQPCMSARGGIIRGSSRGARVMTNSYRCPTSFKAPETYRAPQCPPNGGYGHAPCPGRDFPVAQYLPRDANSHFLHKRGSVTSAGRCTSRSWNDSSQLGSPEMEESFNSTDSGQGESRSMTPVDMTMNSQAATILPVHVYPLPQQMRVAFSTARTSNFAPGTLDQPIVFDLLLNNLGDTFDFQVGRFICPVNGTYVFIFHMLKLAVNVPLYVNLMKNDEVMVSAYANDGAPDHETASNHAVLQLFQGDQIWLRLHRGAIYGSSWKYSTFSGYLQYQD, encoded by the exons ATGGTCCAGCTCTCGCCCTCCAGTCCTGGGAGTCCGGATAGTGCTGGTCAGTTGTCCAACCACATGGGAGACCCTAAGCACTCATCCGATCGGGGTCTCAGTTCGCTGCAGTCCTCGCTGTCTACAGCGACTCCGCTGCAGGTTTATGAGACGTATATAGAGAACGGCTTCATCAGCCTGAAACACAAGATTCGCAACATCGAGAAAAAGAAG GTCAAACTAGAAGATTACAAAGAACGTATAAAAAATGGTGAAGAGCTGAATCCTGACCAGCTG GAGGCAGTTGACAAGTACGATGAGGTCCTTCATAATCTGGATTTTGCCAAAGAACTTCAAAAAGTGTTCACAGCTCTCAGCCAAGAT TTAATAAAGGCTCAGAAGAAGGCCTTCAGGCGTGAGCAAATCCAGAGGGTCGAGGAGGAGAAGAAGCGGCTGTGCATGGTGCTGGAGATCCAGTACTTGTTACAGTCCTTCTCGGAGAATCACGTGCGGCAAGACTTCAAGAATGGAGCAAATGGGGCCATGTACATCACCTCCAAGGAGCTGGACTCTCTGTCAAAGTTTTCCAAACTCGTCTGTCACAAGAGGTTTAAACACATGAG TCTTGAAGATGAGATGGATCAGCTATCAATCTACCTTTGGAACTTGCTGGAGGGCAATGAGAAGACGGTGGCTGGAACCAACT ACAAGTACCTGAAGGATCTGGTGGCCAGAATGCTGGATTGTGGGTATTTTGAAAATGTCCCTGATCCTCCACTACCTGAGAAACCGGAAGTCTTATTGAAAGAACCTCCAAAGAACGAAACCATCAAATTGGCTGACACAG AGTCCTTTGTGGAACATGTGAAACTGgaaactcctcctccttctaGAGAGGTAATG CTTCCCATTAGACCTCGTGTACCAAACATCGAGCAGCAGATACCCAAAGCTACAGAAGTGCCAAGCCTGGTGCAAGTTAAATACCTTAAGCCAGAAGTAATAAAACCCTGGCCAGTGGCTGCTAACATGAAGCTACAAGAGCCACCAAAAAGGTGGCAATCTCCACCATCCCTGACACCACTGACCAAGCCCTGGGAGGCTACAAGTGTCCCTCAGCCTGCTACTCCTCTACCAACAAAATGTGACCTGGCATCACCGAAGGAG AGACGTGAGCGGACCCCAAAACTTCAAGAAGTAAAAGCAGTAACCCCACTTAAG GATCCTAAGATGTCTCCTGCTCCAAGTGTACAGGTTACACTGAAGAAGAGAGAAGTTCCTGCACCCATCTGTATCAGTCCCCCATCACCAGCTGTGAGCAGTCCTCAG CCACAGCGTGTGGCACCTCAATCGGCAGACGAGTTCTCCTTTACACCAGTTCTTCCAAAGGATCCAGAACTGCGGAAACAAAAGCTGGAAGATCTCATTGATCAGATCAAGGGAACATACAACTTCATGCAG gactccatgttggattttgaatTTCCATCTCCAAAAGCAGTCTCACCAAGACTACTGATAG CCCCAGCAGTGCCACCTGAGGACATGAAGAGCCCAAAGGAAACAACCGTGCCAGCTGAAAAG GTTCCAGTCTCACCAGCCCATAAGGTGGAGGCAAAGACTCCAGAGCAGGTCTATAGTCCAAACACTCAACTACCTGAGGCTCTTCCAGAGAGAAGTCCG ACTCCTGTGCCTCTGCAAACTGAGCAGCTCCAGTCTCCTAAGACTCCAACCAAAGTTCCACTCTTGCCACTGAAACGGGAAGGGACCCCACTGTCTAGCAGAAGCCCCTCAGTCTCCTCCCACACGTCTCCTTTCCAAGGAATGCAGGTG GTATTTAAAGTGAATTCTCCACTGCCGACTCATAAAGAGATAGAAGTTAAAGCTCCACCATATACCTCAGAATACCAGCAGACCTACAGTACAGCAAGTACCCAGACCCTTCCTCACAGCTTACTGGCACTAAATGGTGCAGAACCGCACGCGCTCATACAGGAGCTTCCTGTGG GCAGTTCCTTTCCTTCTGGGATGCCTCCAGTGAGCAGTGGAAACATACCATGTTATACCTCCACCCCCAACCTCATGCCTCGTATTCCCCAACCATGCATGAGTGCCCGAGGTGGAATCATAAGAGGATCCAGCCGTGGAGCCCGGGTAATGACTAACAGCTATCGCTGCCCGACAAGCTTTAAAG CACCTGAGACCTATAGAGCACCCCAATGTCCACCCAATGGAGGCTACGGACATGCACCCTGCCCTGGGCGAGATTTCCCTGTTGCCCAGTACTTACCACGG GATGCAAATTCCCACTTTCTCCATAAGAGAGGATCTGTCACTTCAGCTGGCCGCTGCACTTCAAGAA GTTGGAATGATTCATCGCAGCTTGGGAGCCCAGAGATGGAGGAAAGCTTCAACAGTACAGACTCTGGACAGGGGGAGTCACGCAGCATGACACCAGTTGATATGACCATGAACAGCCAAGCAGCCACCATTCTGCCAGTCCATGTCTACCCTCTTCCTCAGCAGATGAGGGTAGCATTTTCCACAGCCAGAACATCTAACTTTGCTCCTGGCACACTAGATCAACCAATTGTGTTTGACCTCTTGCTCAACAATCTGGGGGATACCTTTGACTTCCAAGTTGGGCGTTTCATCTGCCCAGTGAACGGCACCTATGTGTTCATATTCCACATGCTGAAGTTGGCTGTGAATGTTCCTCTGTATGTGAACCTGATGAAGAATGATGAGGTGATGGTATCTGCCTATGCCAATGATGGTGCCCCTGACCATGAGACTGCCAGTAACCACGCTGTCCTGCAACTCTTCCAGGGTGACCAGATCTGGCTACGACTGCACAGAGGAGCCATTTATGGCAGCAGCTGGAAATACTCCACCTTCTCTGGGTACTTGCAGTATCAGGACTGA